A portion of the Echeneis naucrates chromosome 5, fEcheNa1.1, whole genome shotgun sequence genome contains these proteins:
- the pxk gene encoding PX domain-containing protein kinase-like protein isoform X9 — MSFLEKPAPGRVLLDDTVPLTAVIEASQNLQSHTVIRRYSDFDVLNSSLMVCGISLPLPPKKLIGNMDREFIAERQRGLQAYLDSITQHPLLSSSLPVKKFLDPNNYCANYTEIALQQVSMFFRSDLKWEVLEPLRDIGWRIRKKYFLIKNKEQPKERYLLSWVDLGPDKFLSDKDLQSAMKLLTSLSTPYLCPLLFSSTSESSALLIRPFSEKGSLRDHICKVKPRESYLKKYGNPKNSQGLELSDIKLYGRQILEGLKLLHDGCIFYGHLHASNVIVDGGVCRLMDVENGMLGVPSVLRPSFTQLRKINSTVSIDVFCFGHLLYEMTYGRPPDRVPVDQFPPAPYTAVVSVLQSILSTEACKSKMPTVSELIQTSLFSDVQLQHSEKLQIKVPSRLKEALKTAKESLEKRLQEEQRVLHQHRRLTRAQSHHGSEEEKKRRKILARKKSRQSAYENEEDISTRNNNNSGAQTAPPPPPPLPPPPPPMPDSSSCPPAPPPLLSSDGAGKGRSALLSSIQNFSKGKLKKAKTTDRSKPVI; from the exons gtgaTTCGTCGGTACAGTGACTTCGATGTCCTCAACAGCAGCCTGATG GTCTGCGGCATTagtctccccctccctccaaagAAGCTGATCGGAAACATGGACAGGGAGTTCATAGCAGAGAGGCAGCGAGGACTGCAGGCCTATCTCGACTCCATTACCCAGCATCCCCTGCTTTCAAGCTCCCTCCCTGTCAAGAAGTTCCTGGACCCCAACAACTACTGTGCCAACTACACAG aaaTCGCACTGCAGCAGGTCTCCATGTTCTTCAGGTCGGACCTGAAGTGGGAAGTCTTGGAGCCTCTCAGAGACATCG gctGGAGGATCaggaagaaatattttttaattaaaaacaaagagcagccCAAAGAGCGGTATCTGCTGAGCTGG GTGGATCTGGGTCCTGACAAGTTCCTGTCCGACAAAGACCTACAGTCTGCCATGAAGCTGCTGACCAGCCTCTCT acTCCGTATCTCTGCCCGCTGTTGTTCTCCAGCACCAGTGAGTCCTCCGCTCTGCTCATCCGGCCGTTCAGTGAGAAAGGCTCTCTGAGAGACCACATCTGTAAG gTGAAGCCCAGAGAGAGTTACCTGAAGAAGTACGGCAACCCGAAGAACAGCCAGGGCCTCGAACTGTCAGACATCAAACTGTACGGCCGTCAGATCCtggag GGCCTGAAGCTGCTCCATGATGGCTGTATATTTTATGGTCACCTTCACGCCTCCAACGTCATTGTGGACGGCGGTGTGTGTCGACTGATGGACGTGGAGAACGGCATGCTGGGAGTTCCCTCGGTTCTACGACCCAGCTTCACCCAGCTCAGGAAGATCAAC agcaCAGTGAGCATTGACGTCTTCTGCTTCGGACACTTGCTGTATGAGATGACGTATGGCCGGCCTCCGGACAGAGTCCCTGTGGATCAGTTCCCCCCTGCCCCCTACACAGCTGTGG tttcaGTGCTGCAGTCCATTCTGTCCACAGAAGCCTGTAAGAGCAAGATGCCGACAGTGTCTGAGCTCATCCAGACATC gctgTTCAGTGACGTTCAGCTCCAACACTCTGAGAAACTCCAGATCAAG GTTCCCAGCAGACTAAAGGAGGCACTGAAGACGGCGAAGGAGAGTCTGGAAAAGAGactgcaggaggagcagagagtg CTCCACCAGCACAGGAGGCTGACCAGAGCTCAGTCTCACCACGGCtcggaggaggagaagaagaggaggaagatccTGGCGAGGAAG aAGTCCAGACAGTCAGCttatgaaaatgaagaagacaTCTCCACCAGAAACAACAATAACTCTG GAGCGCAGactgctcctccccctccacctcctcttcctcctccaccccctcctaTGCCGGACTCCTCATCCTGTccccctgctcctccacctctgttgtCCTCTGATGGAGCAGGCAAAGGTCGCAGCGCCCTGTTGAGCTCCATACAGAACTTCAGTAAAGGCAAACTGAAGAAGGCCAAGACCACCGACCGCAGCAAACCCGTCATCTGA
- the pxk gene encoding PX domain-containing protein kinase-like protein isoform X5 → MSFLEKPAPGRVLLDDTVPLTAVIEASQNLQSHTVIRRYSDFDVLNSSLMVCGISLPLPPKKLIGNMDREFIAERQRGLQAYLDSITQHPLLSSSLPVKKFLDPNNYCANYTEIALQQVSMFFRSDLKWEVLEPLRDIGWRIRKKYFLIKNKEQPKERYLLSWVDLGPDKFLSDKDLQSAMKLLTSLSTPYLCPLLFSSTSESSALLIRPFSEKGSLRDHICKVKPRESYLKKYGNPKNSQGLELSDIKLYGRQILEGLKLLHDGCIFYGHLHASNVIVDGGVCRLMDVENGMLGVPSVLRPSFTQLRKINSTVSIDVFCFGHLLYEMTYGRPPDRVPVDQFPPAPYTAVVSVLQSILSTEACKSKMPTVSELIQTSLFSDVQLQHSEKLQIKVPSRLKEALKTAKESLEKRLQEEQRVLHQHRRLTRAQSHHGSEEEKKRRKILARKKSRQSAYENEEDISTRNNNNSGSGASSPPTCPSSPTPPSTTGAQTAPPPPPPLPPPPPPMPDSSSCPPAPPPLLSSDGAGKGRSALLSSIQNFSKGKLKKAKTTDRSKPVI, encoded by the exons gtgaTTCGTCGGTACAGTGACTTCGATGTCCTCAACAGCAGCCTGATG GTCTGCGGCATTagtctccccctccctccaaagAAGCTGATCGGAAACATGGACAGGGAGTTCATAGCAGAGAGGCAGCGAGGACTGCAGGCCTATCTCGACTCCATTACCCAGCATCCCCTGCTTTCAAGCTCCCTCCCTGTCAAGAAGTTCCTGGACCCCAACAACTACTGTGCCAACTACACAG aaaTCGCACTGCAGCAGGTCTCCATGTTCTTCAGGTCGGACCTGAAGTGGGAAGTCTTGGAGCCTCTCAGAGACATCG gctGGAGGATCaggaagaaatattttttaattaaaaacaaagagcagccCAAAGAGCGGTATCTGCTGAGCTGG GTGGATCTGGGTCCTGACAAGTTCCTGTCCGACAAAGACCTACAGTCTGCCATGAAGCTGCTGACCAGCCTCTCT acTCCGTATCTCTGCCCGCTGTTGTTCTCCAGCACCAGTGAGTCCTCCGCTCTGCTCATCCGGCCGTTCAGTGAGAAAGGCTCTCTGAGAGACCACATCTGTAAG gTGAAGCCCAGAGAGAGTTACCTGAAGAAGTACGGCAACCCGAAGAACAGCCAGGGCCTCGAACTGTCAGACATCAAACTGTACGGCCGTCAGATCCtggag GGCCTGAAGCTGCTCCATGATGGCTGTATATTTTATGGTCACCTTCACGCCTCCAACGTCATTGTGGACGGCGGTGTGTGTCGACTGATGGACGTGGAGAACGGCATGCTGGGAGTTCCCTCGGTTCTACGACCCAGCTTCACCCAGCTCAGGAAGATCAAC agcaCAGTGAGCATTGACGTCTTCTGCTTCGGACACTTGCTGTATGAGATGACGTATGGCCGGCCTCCGGACAGAGTCCCTGTGGATCAGTTCCCCCCTGCCCCCTACACAGCTGTGG tttcaGTGCTGCAGTCCATTCTGTCCACAGAAGCCTGTAAGAGCAAGATGCCGACAGTGTCTGAGCTCATCCAGACATC gctgTTCAGTGACGTTCAGCTCCAACACTCTGAGAAACTCCAGATCAAG GTTCCCAGCAGACTAAAGGAGGCACTGAAGACGGCGAAGGAGAGTCTGGAAAAGAGactgcaggaggagcagagagtg CTCCACCAGCACAGGAGGCTGACCAGAGCTCAGTCTCACCACGGCtcggaggaggagaagaagaggaggaagatccTGGCGAGGAAG aAGTCCAGACAGTCAGCttatgaaaatgaagaagacaTCTCCACCAGAAACAACAATAACTCTG GTTCTGGAGCCAGTTCCCCTCCCACATGCCCCTCCTCTCCCACTCCCCCATCCACCACAG GAGCGCAGactgctcctccccctccacctcctcttcctcctccaccccctcctaTGCCGGACTCCTCATCCTGTccccctgctcctccacctctgttgtCCTCTGATGGAGCAGGCAAAGGTCGCAGCGCCCTGTTGAGCTCCATACAGAACTTCAGTAAAGGCAAACTGAAGAAGGCCAAGACCACCGACCGCAGCAAACCCGTCATCTGA
- the pxk gene encoding PX domain-containing protein kinase-like protein isoform X6: MSFLEKPAPGRVLLDDTVPLTAVIEASQNLQSHTEYIIRVQRGVSSDNNWQVIRRYSDFDVLNSSLMVCGISLPLPPKKLIGNMDREFIAERQRGLQAYLDSITQHPLLSSSLPVKKFLDPNNYCANYTEIALQQVSMFFRSDLKWEVLEPLRDIGWRIRKKYFLIKNKEQPKERYLLSWVDLGPDKFLSDKDLQSAMKLLTSLSTPYLCPLLFSSTSESSALLIRPFSEKGSLRDHICKVKPRESYLKKYGNPKNSQGLELSDIKLYGRQILEGLKLLHDGCIFYGHLHASNVIVDGGVCRLMDVENGMLGVPSVLRPSFTQLRKINSTVSIDVFCFGHLLYEMTYGRPPDRVPVDQFPPAPYTAVVSVLQSILSTEACKSKMPTVSELIQTSLFSDVQLQHSEKLQIKVPSRLKEALKTAKESLEKRLQEEQRVLHQHRRLTRAQSHHGSEEEKKRRKILARKKSRQSAYENEEDISTRNNNNSGAQTAPPPPPPLPPPPPPMPDSSSCPPAPPPLLSSDGAGKGRSALLSSIQNFSKGKLKKAKTTDRSKPVI; this comes from the exons GAATACATCATCCGAGTCCAGAGGGGCGTGTCTTCAGACAACAACTGGCAG gtgaTTCGTCGGTACAGTGACTTCGATGTCCTCAACAGCAGCCTGATG GTCTGCGGCATTagtctccccctccctccaaagAAGCTGATCGGAAACATGGACAGGGAGTTCATAGCAGAGAGGCAGCGAGGACTGCAGGCCTATCTCGACTCCATTACCCAGCATCCCCTGCTTTCAAGCTCCCTCCCTGTCAAGAAGTTCCTGGACCCCAACAACTACTGTGCCAACTACACAG aaaTCGCACTGCAGCAGGTCTCCATGTTCTTCAGGTCGGACCTGAAGTGGGAAGTCTTGGAGCCTCTCAGAGACATCG gctGGAGGATCaggaagaaatattttttaattaaaaacaaagagcagccCAAAGAGCGGTATCTGCTGAGCTGG GTGGATCTGGGTCCTGACAAGTTCCTGTCCGACAAAGACCTACAGTCTGCCATGAAGCTGCTGACCAGCCTCTCT acTCCGTATCTCTGCCCGCTGTTGTTCTCCAGCACCAGTGAGTCCTCCGCTCTGCTCATCCGGCCGTTCAGTGAGAAAGGCTCTCTGAGAGACCACATCTGTAAG gTGAAGCCCAGAGAGAGTTACCTGAAGAAGTACGGCAACCCGAAGAACAGCCAGGGCCTCGAACTGTCAGACATCAAACTGTACGGCCGTCAGATCCtggag GGCCTGAAGCTGCTCCATGATGGCTGTATATTTTATGGTCACCTTCACGCCTCCAACGTCATTGTGGACGGCGGTGTGTGTCGACTGATGGACGTGGAGAACGGCATGCTGGGAGTTCCCTCGGTTCTACGACCCAGCTTCACCCAGCTCAGGAAGATCAAC agcaCAGTGAGCATTGACGTCTTCTGCTTCGGACACTTGCTGTATGAGATGACGTATGGCCGGCCTCCGGACAGAGTCCCTGTGGATCAGTTCCCCCCTGCCCCCTACACAGCTGTGG tttcaGTGCTGCAGTCCATTCTGTCCACAGAAGCCTGTAAGAGCAAGATGCCGACAGTGTCTGAGCTCATCCAGACATC gctgTTCAGTGACGTTCAGCTCCAACACTCTGAGAAACTCCAGATCAAG GTTCCCAGCAGACTAAAGGAGGCACTGAAGACGGCGAAGGAGAGTCTGGAAAAGAGactgcaggaggagcagagagtg CTCCACCAGCACAGGAGGCTGACCAGAGCTCAGTCTCACCACGGCtcggaggaggagaagaagaggaggaagatccTGGCGAGGAAG aAGTCCAGACAGTCAGCttatgaaaatgaagaagacaTCTCCACCAGAAACAACAATAACTCTG GAGCGCAGactgctcctccccctccacctcctcttcctcctccaccccctcctaTGCCGGACTCCTCATCCTGTccccctgctcctccacctctgttgtCCTCTGATGGAGCAGGCAAAGGTCGCAGCGCCCTGTTGAGCTCCATACAGAACTTCAGTAAAGGCAAACTGAAGAAGGCCAAGACCACCGACCGCAGCAAACCCGTCATCTGA
- the pxk gene encoding PX domain-containing protein kinase-like protein isoform X7 codes for MSFLEKPAPGRVLLDDTVPLTAVIEASQNLQSHTVCGISLPLPPKKLIGNMDREFIAERQRGLQAYLDSITQHPLLSSSLPVKKFLDPNNYCANYTEIALQQVSMFFRSDLKWEVLEPLRDIGWRIRKKYFLIKNKEQPKERYLLSWVDLGPDKFLSDKDLQSAMKLLTSLSTPYLCPLLFSSTSESSALLIRPFSEKGSLRDHICKVKPRESYLKKYGNPKNSQGLELSDIKLYGRQILEGLKLLHDGCIFYGHLHASNVIVDGGVCRLMDVENGMLGVPSVLRPSFTQLRKINSTVSIDVFCFGHLLYEMTYGRPPDRVPVDQFPPAPYTAVVSVLQSILSTEACKSKMPTVSELIQTSLFSDVQLQHSEKLQIKVPSRLKEALKTAKESLEKRLQEEQRVLHQHRRLTRAQSHHGSEEEKKRRKILARKKSRQSAYENEEDISTRNNNNSGSGASSPPTCPSSPTPPSTTGAQTAPPPPPPLPPPPPPMPDSSSCPPAPPPLLSSDGAGKGRSALLSSIQNFSKGKLKKAKTTDRSKPVI; via the exons GTCTGCGGCATTagtctccccctccctccaaagAAGCTGATCGGAAACATGGACAGGGAGTTCATAGCAGAGAGGCAGCGAGGACTGCAGGCCTATCTCGACTCCATTACCCAGCATCCCCTGCTTTCAAGCTCCCTCCCTGTCAAGAAGTTCCTGGACCCCAACAACTACTGTGCCAACTACACAG aaaTCGCACTGCAGCAGGTCTCCATGTTCTTCAGGTCGGACCTGAAGTGGGAAGTCTTGGAGCCTCTCAGAGACATCG gctGGAGGATCaggaagaaatattttttaattaaaaacaaagagcagccCAAAGAGCGGTATCTGCTGAGCTGG GTGGATCTGGGTCCTGACAAGTTCCTGTCCGACAAAGACCTACAGTCTGCCATGAAGCTGCTGACCAGCCTCTCT acTCCGTATCTCTGCCCGCTGTTGTTCTCCAGCACCAGTGAGTCCTCCGCTCTGCTCATCCGGCCGTTCAGTGAGAAAGGCTCTCTGAGAGACCACATCTGTAAG gTGAAGCCCAGAGAGAGTTACCTGAAGAAGTACGGCAACCCGAAGAACAGCCAGGGCCTCGAACTGTCAGACATCAAACTGTACGGCCGTCAGATCCtggag GGCCTGAAGCTGCTCCATGATGGCTGTATATTTTATGGTCACCTTCACGCCTCCAACGTCATTGTGGACGGCGGTGTGTGTCGACTGATGGACGTGGAGAACGGCATGCTGGGAGTTCCCTCGGTTCTACGACCCAGCTTCACCCAGCTCAGGAAGATCAAC agcaCAGTGAGCATTGACGTCTTCTGCTTCGGACACTTGCTGTATGAGATGACGTATGGCCGGCCTCCGGACAGAGTCCCTGTGGATCAGTTCCCCCCTGCCCCCTACACAGCTGTGG tttcaGTGCTGCAGTCCATTCTGTCCACAGAAGCCTGTAAGAGCAAGATGCCGACAGTGTCTGAGCTCATCCAGACATC gctgTTCAGTGACGTTCAGCTCCAACACTCTGAGAAACTCCAGATCAAG GTTCCCAGCAGACTAAAGGAGGCACTGAAGACGGCGAAGGAGAGTCTGGAAAAGAGactgcaggaggagcagagagtg CTCCACCAGCACAGGAGGCTGACCAGAGCTCAGTCTCACCACGGCtcggaggaggagaagaagaggaggaagatccTGGCGAGGAAG aAGTCCAGACAGTCAGCttatgaaaatgaagaagacaTCTCCACCAGAAACAACAATAACTCTG GTTCTGGAGCCAGTTCCCCTCCCACATGCCCCTCCTCTCCCACTCCCCCATCCACCACAG GAGCGCAGactgctcctccccctccacctcctcttcctcctccaccccctcctaTGCCGGACTCCTCATCCTGTccccctgctcctccacctctgttgtCCTCTGATGGAGCAGGCAAAGGTCGCAGCGCCCTGTTGAGCTCCATACAGAACTTCAGTAAAGGCAAACTGAAGAAGGCCAAGACCACCGACCGCAGCAAACCCGTCATCTGA
- the pxk gene encoding PX domain-containing protein kinase-like protein isoform X2 — protein sequence MSFLEKPAPGRVLLDDTVPLTAVIEASQNLQSHTEYIIRVQRGVSSDNNWQVIRRYSDFDVLNSSLMVCGISLPLPPKKLIGNMDREFIAERQRGLQAYLDSITQHPLLSSSLPVKKFLDPNNYCANYTEIALQQVSMFFRSDLKWEVLEPLRDIGWRIRKKYFLIKNKEQPKERYLLSWVDLGPDKFLSDKDLQSAMKLLTSLSTPYLCPLLFSSTSESSALLIRPFSEKGSLRDHICKVKPRESYLKKYGNPKNSQGLELSDIKLYGRQILEGLKLLHDGCIFYGHLHASNVIVDGGVCRLMDVENGMLGVPSVLRPSFTQLRKINSTVSIDVFCFGHLLYEMTYGRPPDRVPVDQFPPAPYTAVVSVLQSILSTEACKSKMPTVSELIQTSLFSDVQLQHSEKLQIKVPSRLKEALKTAKESLEKRLQEEQRVLHQHRRLTRAQSHHGSEEEKKRRKILARKKSRQSAYENEEDISTRNNNNSGSGASSPPTCPSSPTPPSTTGKPTAPPPPPPLPPPPPPMPDSSSCPPAPPPLLSSDGAGKGRSALLSSIQNFSKGKLKKAKTTDRSKPVI from the exons GAATACATCATCCGAGTCCAGAGGGGCGTGTCTTCAGACAACAACTGGCAG gtgaTTCGTCGGTACAGTGACTTCGATGTCCTCAACAGCAGCCTGATG GTCTGCGGCATTagtctccccctccctccaaagAAGCTGATCGGAAACATGGACAGGGAGTTCATAGCAGAGAGGCAGCGAGGACTGCAGGCCTATCTCGACTCCATTACCCAGCATCCCCTGCTTTCAAGCTCCCTCCCTGTCAAGAAGTTCCTGGACCCCAACAACTACTGTGCCAACTACACAG aaaTCGCACTGCAGCAGGTCTCCATGTTCTTCAGGTCGGACCTGAAGTGGGAAGTCTTGGAGCCTCTCAGAGACATCG gctGGAGGATCaggaagaaatattttttaattaaaaacaaagagcagccCAAAGAGCGGTATCTGCTGAGCTGG GTGGATCTGGGTCCTGACAAGTTCCTGTCCGACAAAGACCTACAGTCTGCCATGAAGCTGCTGACCAGCCTCTCT acTCCGTATCTCTGCCCGCTGTTGTTCTCCAGCACCAGTGAGTCCTCCGCTCTGCTCATCCGGCCGTTCAGTGAGAAAGGCTCTCTGAGAGACCACATCTGTAAG gTGAAGCCCAGAGAGAGTTACCTGAAGAAGTACGGCAACCCGAAGAACAGCCAGGGCCTCGAACTGTCAGACATCAAACTGTACGGCCGTCAGATCCtggag GGCCTGAAGCTGCTCCATGATGGCTGTATATTTTATGGTCACCTTCACGCCTCCAACGTCATTGTGGACGGCGGTGTGTGTCGACTGATGGACGTGGAGAACGGCATGCTGGGAGTTCCCTCGGTTCTACGACCCAGCTTCACCCAGCTCAGGAAGATCAAC agcaCAGTGAGCATTGACGTCTTCTGCTTCGGACACTTGCTGTATGAGATGACGTATGGCCGGCCTCCGGACAGAGTCCCTGTGGATCAGTTCCCCCCTGCCCCCTACACAGCTGTGG tttcaGTGCTGCAGTCCATTCTGTCCACAGAAGCCTGTAAGAGCAAGATGCCGACAGTGTCTGAGCTCATCCAGACATC gctgTTCAGTGACGTTCAGCTCCAACACTCTGAGAAACTCCAGATCAAG GTTCCCAGCAGACTAAAGGAGGCACTGAAGACGGCGAAGGAGAGTCTGGAAAAGAGactgcaggaggagcagagagtg CTCCACCAGCACAGGAGGCTGACCAGAGCTCAGTCTCACCACGGCtcggaggaggagaagaagaggaggaagatccTGGCGAGGAAG aAGTCCAGACAGTCAGCttatgaaaatgaagaagacaTCTCCACCAGAAACAACAATAACTCTG GTTCTGGAGCCAGTTCCCCTCCCACATGCCCCTCCTCTCCCACTCCCCCATCCACCACAGGtaagcct actgctcctccccctccacctcctcttcctcctccaccccctcctaTGCCGGACTCCTCATCCTGTccccctgctcctccacctctgttgtCCTCTGATGGAGCAGGCAAAGGTCGCAGCGCCCTGTTGAGCTCCATACAGAACTTCAGTAAAGGCAAACTGAAGAAGGCCAAGACCACCGACCGCAGCAAACCCGTCATCTGA
- the pxk gene encoding PX domain-containing protein kinase-like protein isoform X1: MSFLEKPAPGRVLLDDTVPLTAVIEASQNLQSHTEYIIRVQRGVSSDNNWQVIRRYSDFDVLNSSLMVCGISLPLPPKKLIGNMDREFIAERQRGLQAYLDSITQHPLLSSSLPVKKFLDPNNYCANYTEIALQQVSMFFRSDLKWEVLEPLRDIGWRIRKKYFLIKNKEQPKERYLLSWVDLGPDKFLSDKDLQSAMKLLTSLSTPYLCPLLFSSTSESSALLIRPFSEKGSLRDHICKVKPRESYLKKYGNPKNSQGLELSDIKLYGRQILEGLKLLHDGCIFYGHLHASNVIVDGGVCRLMDVENGMLGVPSVLRPSFTQLRKINSTVSIDVFCFGHLLYEMTYGRPPDRVPVDQFPPAPYTAVVSVLQSILSTEACKSKMPTVSELIQTSLFSDVQLQHSEKLQIKVPSRLKEALKTAKESLEKRLQEEQRVLHQHRRLTRAQSHHGSEEEKKRRKILARKKSRQSAYENEEDISTRNNNNSGSGASSPPTCPSSPTPPSTTGAQTAPPPPPPLPPPPPPMPDSSSCPPAPPPLLSSDGAGKGRSALLSSIQNFSKGKLKKAKTTDRSKPVI, from the exons GAATACATCATCCGAGTCCAGAGGGGCGTGTCTTCAGACAACAACTGGCAG gtgaTTCGTCGGTACAGTGACTTCGATGTCCTCAACAGCAGCCTGATG GTCTGCGGCATTagtctccccctccctccaaagAAGCTGATCGGAAACATGGACAGGGAGTTCATAGCAGAGAGGCAGCGAGGACTGCAGGCCTATCTCGACTCCATTACCCAGCATCCCCTGCTTTCAAGCTCCCTCCCTGTCAAGAAGTTCCTGGACCCCAACAACTACTGTGCCAACTACACAG aaaTCGCACTGCAGCAGGTCTCCATGTTCTTCAGGTCGGACCTGAAGTGGGAAGTCTTGGAGCCTCTCAGAGACATCG gctGGAGGATCaggaagaaatattttttaattaaaaacaaagagcagccCAAAGAGCGGTATCTGCTGAGCTGG GTGGATCTGGGTCCTGACAAGTTCCTGTCCGACAAAGACCTACAGTCTGCCATGAAGCTGCTGACCAGCCTCTCT acTCCGTATCTCTGCCCGCTGTTGTTCTCCAGCACCAGTGAGTCCTCCGCTCTGCTCATCCGGCCGTTCAGTGAGAAAGGCTCTCTGAGAGACCACATCTGTAAG gTGAAGCCCAGAGAGAGTTACCTGAAGAAGTACGGCAACCCGAAGAACAGCCAGGGCCTCGAACTGTCAGACATCAAACTGTACGGCCGTCAGATCCtggag GGCCTGAAGCTGCTCCATGATGGCTGTATATTTTATGGTCACCTTCACGCCTCCAACGTCATTGTGGACGGCGGTGTGTGTCGACTGATGGACGTGGAGAACGGCATGCTGGGAGTTCCCTCGGTTCTACGACCCAGCTTCACCCAGCTCAGGAAGATCAAC agcaCAGTGAGCATTGACGTCTTCTGCTTCGGACACTTGCTGTATGAGATGACGTATGGCCGGCCTCCGGACAGAGTCCCTGTGGATCAGTTCCCCCCTGCCCCCTACACAGCTGTGG tttcaGTGCTGCAGTCCATTCTGTCCACAGAAGCCTGTAAGAGCAAGATGCCGACAGTGTCTGAGCTCATCCAGACATC gctgTTCAGTGACGTTCAGCTCCAACACTCTGAGAAACTCCAGATCAAG GTTCCCAGCAGACTAAAGGAGGCACTGAAGACGGCGAAGGAGAGTCTGGAAAAGAGactgcaggaggagcagagagtg CTCCACCAGCACAGGAGGCTGACCAGAGCTCAGTCTCACCACGGCtcggaggaggagaagaagaggaggaagatccTGGCGAGGAAG aAGTCCAGACAGTCAGCttatgaaaatgaagaagacaTCTCCACCAGAAACAACAATAACTCTG GTTCTGGAGCCAGTTCCCCTCCCACATGCCCCTCCTCTCCCACTCCCCCATCCACCACAG GAGCGCAGactgctcctccccctccacctcctcttcctcctccaccccctcctaTGCCGGACTCCTCATCCTGTccccctgctcctccacctctgttgtCCTCTGATGGAGCAGGCAAAGGTCGCAGCGCCCTGTTGAGCTCCATACAGAACTTCAGTAAAGGCAAACTGAAGAAGGCCAAGACCACCGACCGCAGCAAACCCGTCATCTGA